The Fimbriimonas ginsengisoli Gsoil 348 genome window below encodes:
- a CDS encoding prepilin-type N-terminal cleavage/methylation domain-containing protein, with protein sequence MQRRAFTLIELLVVIAIIAILAAILFPVFAQAKAAAKHTTNLNNVKELALAGIMYAGDADDYFSCNFNHDSLNDYGEPQGLWQPYIKNRQIVYDVNRTRTGCDQYIDPTGRCVGFAPNFGVFDYNGGTGMFETSTDNFPITTTFGGTQMGRMWKGRSMTSFDAPAEMVMMVTTADTPMFTDSYYFQDGDGHLKTPRNDGRWVRAFVDGHAKTVFYGAYNLMGTYIQMPKSLTDANMLCRSLDAVETVPTGAGSPFTGMKCGDINAYIVANRTPW encoded by the coding sequence ATGCAGCGCAGAGCATTCACCCTAATTGAGCTTCTTGTCGTGATCGCCATCATTGCGATCCTCGCCGCCATCCTCTTCCCAGTTTTCGCCCAAGCGAAGGCCGCGGCGAAGCACACCACCAATCTGAACAATGTCAAGGAGCTCGCGCTCGCGGGCATCATGTACGCGGGCGACGCGGACGACTACTTCAGCTGCAACTTCAACCACGACTCGCTGAACGACTACGGCGAACCCCAGGGACTCTGGCAGCCGTACATCAAGAACCGGCAGATCGTCTACGACGTAAACCGAACCCGGACCGGTTGCGATCAGTACATCGATCCCACCGGCCGCTGTGTCGGCTTCGCGCCGAACTTCGGCGTCTTCGACTACAACGGCGGAACCGGAATGTTCGAAACCTCCACGGACAACTTCCCCATCACGACCACGTTTGGCGGTACTCAGATGGGCCGAATGTGGAAAGGGCGAAGCATGACGAGTTTCGACGCTCCCGCCGAAATGGTGATGATGGTGACCACGGCGGACACGCCGATGTTTACCGACTCCTACTACTTCCAGGATGGCGACGGCCACCTCAAGACGCCGCGCAACGACGGGCGGTGGGTGCGGGCATTTGTGGATGGCCACGCCAAGACCGTTTTCTACGGCGCCTACAACCTGATGGGAACCTATATCCAGATGCCGAAGAGCCTGACGGACGCCAATATGCTGTGCCGTTCGCTCGACGCGGTCGAGACGGTTCCGACGGGCGCCGGCTCGCCCTTTACCGGCATGAAGTGCGGCGACATCAACGCCTACATCGTGGCCAACCGAACCCCTTGGTAG